The following are encoded together in the Lysobacter silvisoli genome:
- a CDS encoding RHS repeat domain-containing protein: MRYLVGTLLALACGAACAGRAPWEEYDKLVKSAQTLKSEGPTLFGDSVNLYTGATSFAATDVSIPGNFPIPVALGRRFSNGTDARNRPFGDWDWDVPYVSGTFSSAEGWVLGPSPLSSTANRCSSPTSVATARPPSVKIQSSTPIRAPAVEPWEYWSGYRMSVPGGDQELLLATAETRPRPTDGGTYPWVTNKHWHLSCLPSLQSGQAGEGFLARSPDGTRYRFDWMVVRQSDDLLKPVTADGKVLQRPVPRDEIRLYPTRIEDRFGNWVAYQWSGAQLQSITSSDGRQLSFTWESANGYDRVSKVTTDTGREWRYGYSAYSQLTSVVLPDNSSWSIDFHALWGSPYYSNDMDPAIPGGQTHLQDKALTCSWMRALVPLTRSASITHPSGARGEFVFQTVRHGRQNVPLDCMFPPDMSARPQPDYEPTEDAYTAMVPARFDVLAIRSKSVTGPGLPGYTWTYDYTTPVGSWEGTCGGCATTKTTTVASPGGERTVNTYGVVFNENEGQLLQVDTYAGSALLRSATTTYLSNAAAPHQAFADRMGQNPQIRMDSFSSERQRPQTGGSIQQDGVRFDTANETFDEFAKVTRIGQSNTLGYTRTDSTEYYNDKSLWVVGQTAKQTNVNTGVIVSRTDYHAASALPLRTYANEKLQQTLGYHPDGTLATLTDGRNLTATVSDWKRGTPQTVTFHDGAQKRAVVDGNGWLTSLIDENGYATGYGYDAMGRINRITPPAGDEVAWNATSAVFEQVGTDEYGLGAGHWRQVSTTGNYRKTVFFDALWRPVAEQEDDAADNAGTLRWSAKRYDHDGREVFASYPRNPHVDGWVNFSDAGLKGNHTVYDVLDRPIRNLQDAQGGQLTRVTDYLPGFRRLTTDARGTKTVESFQVYGQPSYDQPAIVEAAVDSADAARTTIVRDVLGNTKQIVRGPGG; the protein is encoded by the coding sequence ATGCGTTATCTGGTCGGTACGTTGCTTGCGCTCGCCTGCGGTGCGGCCTGCGCGGGAAGGGCGCCGTGGGAGGAGTACGACAAGCTGGTCAAGTCGGCGCAGACGCTCAAGTCGGAAGGGCCCACGCTGTTCGGCGACTCGGTGAATCTGTACACCGGCGCGACCAGCTTTGCGGCCACGGACGTGTCGATCCCCGGCAATTTTCCGATCCCGGTGGCTTTGGGGCGGCGTTTCTCGAATGGAACCGATGCACGCAATCGCCCGTTCGGGGACTGGGACTGGGATGTGCCCTATGTCAGCGGCACGTTTAGTAGCGCGGAAGGTTGGGTCCTGGGTCCGTCCCCGCTGAGCTCGACGGCCAATCGTTGCTCGTCGCCGACCAGCGTGGCGACGGCGCGCCCACCGTCGGTGAAGATCCAAAGTTCCACGCCGATACGCGCGCCGGCTGTGGAACCCTGGGAATACTGGAGCGGCTACCGGATGTCGGTGCCCGGCGGCGACCAGGAGTTGCTGCTCGCCACCGCCGAAACCCGGCCGCGCCCTACCGACGGCGGCACCTATCCCTGGGTGACCAACAAGCATTGGCATCTCTCCTGCCTGCCCAGCCTGCAGAGCGGCCAGGCGGGCGAGGGCTTTCTGGCGCGCTCGCCCGACGGCACCCGCTACCGCTTCGACTGGATGGTGGTCCGTCAGTCCGACGACCTGCTCAAGCCGGTGACGGCGGACGGCAAGGTGTTGCAGCGCCCGGTGCCGCGCGACGAAATCCGTCTGTACCCGACCCGCATCGAGGATCGCTTCGGCAACTGGGTCGCCTACCAGTGGAGTGGTGCGCAGTTGCAGTCCATCACTTCCAGCGACGGCCGCCAGCTGTCCTTCACTTGGGAAAGCGCCAATGGCTACGACCGGGTGAGCAAGGTGACGACCGATACCGGACGCGAATGGCGCTATGGCTATTCCGCCTATTCGCAGCTGACTTCGGTGGTCCTGCCGGACAACAGCAGCTGGAGCATCGACTTCCATGCGCTTTGGGGCAGTCCCTACTACAGCAACGACATGGATCCGGCGATTCCCGGCGGACAAACCCATTTGCAGGACAAGGCGCTGACCTGCAGTTGGATGCGAGCCCTGGTGCCGCTGACCCGTAGCGCCTCGATTACCCATCCTTCCGGCGCGCGCGGCGAGTTCGTGTTCCAGACGGTTAGGCACGGCCGGCAGAACGTACCGCTGGATTGCATGTTTCCGCCGGACATGAGCGCGCGCCCCCAGCCCGATTACGAGCCGACCGAAGACGCCTACACCGCGATGGTGCCCGCGCGCTTCGATGTGCTGGCGATTCGCAGCAAAAGCGTGACCGGACCTGGCCTGCCGGGCTACACCTGGACCTACGATTACACGACTCCGGTCGGCAGTTGGGAAGGCACCTGCGGCGGCTGTGCGACCACCAAGACCACCACGGTGGCAAGCCCAGGCGGCGAGCGCACCGTCAACACCTATGGCGTGGTGTTCAACGAAAACGAAGGCCAGTTGCTGCAGGTCGATACCTACGCCGGCAGCGCATTGCTGCGCAGCGCCACGACCACCTACCTCAGCAACGCCGCGGCGCCTCATCAGGCCTTCGCCGACCGCATGGGCCAGAATCCGCAAATCCGCATGGATTCGTTTTCGTCCGAGCGCCAGCGTCCGCAGACGGGCGGCTCCATCCAACAGGACGGCGTGCGCTTCGATACGGCCAACGAAACCTTCGACGAGTTCGCCAAAGTCACCCGTATCGGGCAGTCGAACACCTTGGGCTATACGCGTACCGACTCGACCGAATACTACAACGACAAGTCGCTGTGGGTGGTCGGTCAAACCGCCAAGCAGACCAATGTCAACACCGGCGTGATCGTGTCGCGTACCGACTATCACGCAGCCAGTGCGCTGCCGTTGCGCACCTACGCCAACGAGAAGCTGCAGCAAACCCTGGGCTATCACCCGGATGGCACGCTGGCCACCCTCACCGATGGACGGAACCTGACGGCTACGGTCTCCGACTGGAAGCGCGGTACGCCGCAAACGGTTACTTTCCATGACGGCGCACAGAAGCGCGCCGTGGTGGACGGCAATGGCTGGTTGACCTCGTTGATCGACGAGAACGGCTACGCCACCGGTTACGGTTACGACGCGATGGGGCGGATCAATCGGATCACCCCGCCCGCCGGCGACGAGGTGGCCTGGAATGCGACCAGCGCCGTGTTCGAGCAAGTCGGCACCGACGAGTACGGCTTGGGGGCCGGACATTGGCGCCAGGTGAGCACTACCGGGAACTACCGCAAGACCGTGTTCTTCGATGCGCTCTGGCGCCCGGTCGCCGAGCAGGAAGACGACGCGGCCGACAACGCCGGCACGCTGCGCTGGAGCGCCAAGCGCTACGACCATGACGGACGGGAGGTGTTCGCGTCCTACCCGCGCAACCCGCATGTGGACGGCTGGGTCAACTTTTCCGATGCGGGTTTGAAGGGCAACCATACCGTTTACGACGTGTTGGATCGTCCGATCCGCAACCTGCAGGATGCGCAAGGAGGCCAGTTGACGCGCGTGACCGACTATTTGCCGGGGTTCCGCCGCCTGACCACCGATGCGCGCGGTACCAAGACCGTCGAGAGTTTCCAGGTCTACGGACAACCCAGTTACGACCAGCCGGCGATAGTCGAGGCGGCGGTGGACAGCGCCGACGCGGCGCGGACCACCATCGTGCGCGACGTGCTGGGCAACACCAAGCAGATCGTGCGCGGTCCGGGCGGTTGA